In Cydia amplana chromosome 2, ilCydAmpl1.1, whole genome shotgun sequence, the following proteins share a genomic window:
- the LOC134658630 gene encoding uncharacterized protein LOC134658630, with protein sequence MAASRLCVFLAVLVSAKMLAAQPIFGTMWCDLMCDDDDGDDYSDGDIFDYLFDPCAGCTTTNKPAKTKPTTTPPGMQQPFNLVIPPANGMNVTMTPTGNSWLMNFIPWLMPAAPTRAPGPTTAAPATTAAATTPAGNTTAAATTKKA encoded by the exons ATGGCTGCGTCTCGTCTGTGTGTTTTTCTGGCTGTTTTAGTGAGCGCAAAGATGCTGGCTGCTCAG ccTATATTCGGCACAATGTGGTGTGACCTGATGTGCGACGACGACGATGGTGACGATTACTCGGACGGTGACATATTCGACTACTTGTTCGACCCTTGTGCCGGCTGCACAACTACCAACAAGCCAGCAAAGACTAAACCGACCACAACGCCACCGGGAATGCAGCAGCCTTTCAATCTCGTTATAC CTCCAGCCAATGGCATGAACGTCACAATGACACCCACGGGCAACTCGTGGCTCATGAACTTCATCCCGTGGCTCATGCCCGCGGCCCCTACTAGGGCTCCGGGGCCCACCACGGCGGCACCCGCCACCACCGCCGCGGCTACCACACCAGCAGGCAATACAACCGCGGCGGCTACTACTAAAAAAGCATAA
- the LOC134662151 gene encoding uncharacterized protein LOC134662151: MAIQIYLVAVIVLISGSAGRIVNKFKCPEVRAVPHFDLQQMLGDWYVVEYYASAEEALSYSCMKSVFAQDDHVPAADGGWTPGVTMNFTYRFADDPLGENLFGNITWRVDLNQPAHWTHAESTYDGVYNTYVLDTEYKTWSLLLHCAEPKDKARYLSAFILSRKTTLPKNVMAYLRDKLPRYDIDMNYVFAIPHDDCKDKPARADYSPVLVPVDSKKPQKPGLAYSVEQDN, from the exons ATGGCTATACAAATATATTTAGTGGCAGTGATTGTCTTGATTAGTGGAAGTGCAGGCAGGattgtaaataaatttaaatgtccTGAAGTCAGGGCTGTCCCACACTTCGATTTACAACAG ATGCTCGGTGACTGGTATGTGGTGGAGTACTATGCAAGCGCAGAGGAAGCCCTGTCATACAGCTGTATGAAATCAGTGTTCGCGCAAGACGACCATGTGCCAGCGGCAG ATGGTGGGTGGACGCCGGGTGTAacaatgaacttcacttaccgATTCGCGGACGACCCTCTGGGGGAGAATCTCTTCGGGAACATCACTTGGCGCGTCGACCTCAACCAACCAGCCCATTGGACACATGCCGAGAGCACCT ATGACGGCGTCTACAACACGTACGTGCTAGACACGGAGTATAAGACCTGGTCGCTGCTGCTGCACTGCGCGGAGCCCAAGGACAAGGCCCGGTATCTGAGCGCTTTCATCCTGTCTCGCAAGACCACGCTCCCCAAGAACGTAATGGCGTATCTTAGGGACAAGTTGCCGAG ATACGACATCGACATGAACTACGTGTTCGCGATCCCGCACGACGACTGCAAGGACAAGCCAGCACGCGCGGACTACTCGCCAGTGCTTGTGCCGGTCGACTCCAAGAAACCGCAGAAACCCGGCCTCGCCTACAGTGTAGAACAGGATAATTAA